The Kineococcus mangrovi genome includes a window with the following:
- a CDS encoding GNAT family N-acetyltransferase, which yields MRLRVDVFVVEQRCAYPELDGRDLEPTCVHVWAEVDGAPVATLRVLRDADGRGRIGRVATAEEFRGAGVAARLMGRALELLEGSEVVLDAQAHLQHWYARFGFVARGEIFQEDGIPHVTMVRAL from the coding sequence ATGCGGTTGCGCGTCGACGTGTTCGTCGTCGAGCAGCGGTGCGCCTACCCCGAACTCGACGGCCGCGACCTCGAACCCACCTGCGTGCACGTGTGGGCCGAGGTCGACGGCGCTCCCGTCGCGACGCTGCGTGTCCTGCGCGACGCCGACGGCCGCGGCCGGATCGGCCGGGTCGCCACGGCGGAGGAGTTCCGCGGTGCCGGGGTGGCGGCGCGGTTGATGGGTCGTGCCCTCGAACTCCTCGAGGGTTCCGAGGTCGTGCTCGACGCGCAGGCCCACCTGCAGCACTGGTACGCCCGGTTCGGTTTCGTCGCGCGCGGCGAGATCTTCCAGGAGGACGGGATCCCGCACGTGACGATGGTGCGCGCGCTCTGA
- a CDS encoding adenylosuccinate synthase: MPAIVLVGAQWGDEGKGKATDALGARVDYVVKFNGGNNAGHTVVVGDEKYALHLLPSGILTPGVTPVIGNGVVVDLSVLFEELEAMTARGVDCSKLLVSASAHVIAPYHRVLDQVTERFLGKRKIGTTGRGVGPSYADKINRVGIRVQDLFDESILRQKVEGALDQKNHLLVKHYNRRAVSVDETVETLLSYADRLRPMVTDVSLELSRALDRDEVVLFEGGQATMLDIDHGTYPFVTSSSATAAGACTGAGIPPNRIDRIVAVVKAYTTRVGEGPFPTELLDADGEKLRQDGGEFGTTTGRPRRTGWYDAVISRYAARINGVTDFVLTKLDTLTGWERIPVCVAYDVDGVRHDEIPMSQTDFHHATPVYEYFDGWTEDISAARSTSDLPKNAQAYVEALEQISGARISAVGVGPDREQTVVRHDLLG, translated from the coding sequence ATGCCCGCGATCGTGCTCGTCGGCGCCCAGTGGGGGGACGAGGGCAAGGGCAAGGCCACCGACGCCCTCGGCGCACGCGTGGACTACGTGGTGAAGTTCAACGGCGGCAACAACGCCGGGCACACCGTCGTCGTCGGTGACGAGAAGTACGCGCTGCACCTGCTCCCCAGCGGCATCCTCACCCCGGGCGTCACACCGGTCATCGGCAACGGCGTCGTCGTGGACCTGTCCGTCCTGTTCGAGGAGCTCGAGGCGATGACGGCCCGCGGGGTCGACTGCTCCAAGCTCCTCGTGTCCGCCTCGGCGCACGTCATCGCCCCCTACCACCGCGTGCTCGACCAGGTCACCGAGCGCTTCCTGGGCAAGCGCAAGATCGGCACCACCGGTCGCGGCGTCGGCCCGTCCTACGCGGACAAGATCAACCGGGTCGGGATCCGCGTCCAGGACCTGTTCGACGAGTCGATCCTGCGGCAGAAGGTCGAAGGCGCCCTCGACCAGAAGAACCACCTGCTGGTCAAGCACTACAACCGCCGCGCGGTGTCGGTCGACGAGACGGTCGAGACCCTCCTCTCCTACGCCGACCGGTTGCGGCCCATGGTGACCGACGTCTCCCTGGAACTGTCCCGCGCCCTGGACCGCGACGAGGTCGTCCTGTTCGAGGGCGGCCAGGCGACCATGCTCGACATCGACCACGGCACCTACCCGTTCGTCACGTCCTCCTCCGCGACGGCGGCCGGGGCGTGCACGGGGGCGGGCATCCCGCCGAACCGCATCGACCGGATCGTCGCCGTCGTCAAGGCGTACACCACCCGGGTCGGCGAGGGCCCGTTCCCGACCGAACTGCTCGACGCCGACGGCGAGAAGCTGCGCCAGGACGGCGGGGAGTTCGGCACCACGACCGGCCGCCCGCGCCGCACCGGCTGGTACGACGCGGTCATCTCCCGGTACGCCGCCCGCATCAACGGCGTCACCGACTTCGTCCTCACCAAGCTCGACACCCTCACCGGCTGGGAACGCATCCCGGTGTGCGTGGCGTACGACGTCGACGGCGTCCGCCACGACGAGATCCCCATGTCGCAGACCGACTTCCACCACGCGACACCCGTCTACGAGTACTTCGACGGCTGGACCGAGGACATCTCCGCGGCGCGCTCGACGTCGGACCTGCCCAAGAACGCCCAGGCCTACGTCGAGGCGCTCGAACAGATCTCCGGCGCCCGCATCAGCGCCGTCGGCGTCGGCCCGGACCGCGAGCAGACCGTCGTCCGGCACGACCTTCTCGGGTGA